One Acidobacteriota bacterium DNA window includes the following coding sequences:
- a CDS encoding SpoIIE family protein phosphatase: MGCGRVFAQQELSEFQHVSRDQGLSQGTVMCLLQDREGYLWFGTQDGLNRYDGYEFKVYYYDQQNPASLSSNFIMSLCEDPSGALWVGTNGDGLNRLDRRTGKFDHFFADPKNPNSLSDNQISALLVDHRGKLWVGTLGGGLNCFDPVTGHFSRFVHDEADPYSLSSNRVSSICESPAGVLWIGTLGGGLNRFDVAKETFTVYRHQPVSANPEPGTRNPEPLLGSDRVMVVVVDRAGMLWIGTEDSGLDRLDPRTNQITHFRNDPQSPTSLGGNDVRTIFEDREGVLWVGTRGGGLSRFDRGSGKFIQYRNDPLQPGSLSSNSVLSLTQDRAGVLWVGTGDGGANRLDRSKHFPGFRENPGQPTSLRGKSVQAFAADPTGAVWVGTDGGGVNRLDSIETGVFSHFQNDPQNPSSLGSNRVTSLARDTAGTFWVATLGSGLNWLDPRTGKCKRFQHQPEDPTSVSNNRIWSVLVDRQGQVWVGTESGLDRLDRTTGKFTRFQEKAAETGRPVEDNINVLYEDRAGVLWIGTYGNGLLRLDPTTKEFTRYLSAAWNATSLGSNTIFTIYESTAGALWVGTNGGGLSCLDRTTGTFTSYTIRDGLPSNSVMSMLEDEAGNLWLGTTLGLCRFHPASRSCRNYDSRDGLQSNEFTQNAALKTSRGEMLFGGINGFNWFHPEKIEDRQFIPSLSLTSFLIYGRELEGFNGTNLPSLNYTQNFITFKFAFLNDTVPEKDRYQYKLEGFDRDWVFAGSQRYASYTDLKPGTYVFRVKGANSDGVWDQQGIALRFEVIPPPWKTWWAYSLYVIGIVGGSWLGVQLRLRSLKRRAIILEQSVIERTQEVVQQKNELSHQNEQIIRQRDEIERKSAELERRSREIQEKNSQIIDSILYAERIQQAILAYRKRIGQSLNEYFILFRPKDIVSGDFYWFHYVDGISIIAVVDCTGHGVPGAFMSMIGNSLLSQIVIENQVHDPALILELMHVGIRKALKQDADDAESQDGMDVAVCRIDPLQQTIIFAGAKRPLYYINGGGELIEVKGDRKSVGGKQKETERKFTNQTISIQKEVTMYLASDGFSDQAGENAPKFGTRRFKELLQSTSGYSLEVQYHALIEELEAHQGAEPQRDDITVVGVRIQTERNYSPEGYLM, translated from the coding sequence ATGGGATGCGGTCGTGTCTTTGCACAACAGGAACTGAGTGAGTTTCAGCATGTCTCTCGGGATCAAGGACTTTCACAGGGCACGGTCATGTGTCTGTTACAGGATCGGGAAGGGTATTTGTGGTTTGGGACCCAGGATGGACTCAATCGCTATGACGGGTATGAATTCAAAGTTTATTACTATGACCAGCAAAACCCGGCGAGTTTGAGTTCAAATTTTATCATGTCGCTGTGTGAAGACCCGTCCGGTGCGCTGTGGGTCGGTACAAACGGTGATGGGTTGAACCGGCTGGATCGTCGGACCGGAAAGTTTGACCACTTCTTTGCCGATCCGAAAAACCCGAACAGTTTGAGCGATAACCAGATTTCAGCGCTCCTGGTTGACCACCGTGGAAAACTCTGGGTCGGTACATTGGGTGGCGGGCTGAACTGTTTTGATCCGGTGACAGGGCACTTTTCACGGTTTGTGCATGACGAGGCTGACCCCTATAGCCTGAGTTCAAACCGGGTGTCCTCGATTTGTGAATCACCCGCCGGCGTGTTGTGGATTGGCACGCTGGGCGGAGGGCTCAACCGCTTCGACGTGGCCAAAGAAACATTTACCGTCTATCGCCACCAGCCAGTTTCTGCAAACCCGGAACCCGGAACCCGGAACCCGGAACCCTTGCTCGGAAGTGATCGGGTCATGGTGGTTGTGGTGGATCGGGCCGGAATGCTCTGGATCGGTACTGAAGACAGCGGGCTTGACCGCCTTGATCCACGGACCAATCAAATCACTCATTTTCGAAATGACCCTCAATCACCAACCAGTCTGGGTGGCAATGATGTGCGGACCATCTTTGAAGATCGCGAAGGTGTACTCTGGGTTGGCACGCGGGGTGGTGGTTTGAGCCGGTTTGATCGGGGAAGTGGAAAGTTCATCCAGTATCGCAATGACCCGCTCCAACCAGGGAGCCTGAGCAGCAACTCCGTGCTCTCGCTCACCCAGGATCGAGCGGGTGTGCTCTGGGTTGGAACTGGAGATGGCGGCGCCAATCGGCTGGATCGGTCCAAACATTTTCCTGGATTTCGGGAAAACCCAGGCCAGCCAACAAGTCTTCGCGGAAAAAGTGTACAGGCGTTTGCCGCGGATCCAACCGGGGCCGTTTGGGTTGGAACCGATGGCGGAGGCGTGAACCGACTGGACTCGATTGAAACGGGGGTGTTCAGTCATTTCCAAAATGACCCTCAAAATCCATCCAGTTTGGGCAGTAACCGGGTGACGTCGCTGGCGCGTGATACCGCTGGCACGTTCTGGGTGGCGACATTGGGGAGCGGGCTCAACTGGCTGGATCCACGGACTGGGAAGTGCAAACGATTTCAGCATCAACCCGAAGATCCGACCAGTGTCAGCAATAACCGCATCTGGTCGGTGCTGGTGGATCGTCAGGGGCAGGTTTGGGTTGGTACAGAGAGTGGTCTGGATCGGTTGGATCGGACAACGGGTAAATTTACTCGCTTTCAGGAAAAAGCGGCTGAAACCGGGCGCCCGGTTGAAGACAACATCAATGTTTTATATGAAGATCGGGCGGGTGTGTTGTGGATTGGAACCTATGGAAACGGCCTGCTCCGGCTGGATCCAACCACAAAGGAATTTACCCGCTATCTGTCAGCCGCCTGGAATGCGACCAGTCTGGGGAGCAATACGATCTTTACCATTTATGAAAGCACGGCTGGAGCATTGTGGGTTGGCACCAATGGCGGCGGGCTAAGTTGTCTGGATCGAACGACGGGGACCTTTACCAGTTACACGATTCGTGACGGCCTTCCAAGCAATTCAGTGATGAGTATGCTTGAGGATGAAGCTGGAAATCTCTGGCTTGGGACAACTCTGGGACTTTGTCGTTTCCATCCCGCCAGCCGATCCTGTCGAAACTACGATAGCCGCGATGGACTGCAAAGCAATGAATTTACGCAAAATGCAGCCTTGAAAACCAGTCGGGGTGAGATGCTCTTTGGCGGAATCAACGGGTTTAACTGGTTTCACCCGGAAAAAATCGAAGATCGTCAGTTTATCCCTTCGCTGTCACTGACCAGTTTTCTTATCTATGGCCGTGAACTTGAAGGTTTTAACGGCACAAATCTTCCCTCGCTCAATTACACCCAAAATTTTATCACCTTTAAATTTGCCTTCTTAAATGACACAGTGCCAGAGAAAGATCGCTATCAGTACAAACTTGAAGGATTTGACCGGGATTGGGTCTTCGCCGGTTCACAGCGGTATGCGAGTTACACTGATTTGAAACCTGGCACCTACGTTTTTCGAGTCAAGGGGGCAAACTCCGATGGGGTCTGGGATCAGCAGGGGATTGCACTCCGCTTTGAAGTGATTCCGCCACCGTGGAAAACCTGGTGGGCCTATTCACTCTATGTCATCGGAATTGTTGGTGGTTCGTGGCTGGGCGTTCAATTACGCCTGCGGTCGTTGAAACGGCGGGCAATCATTTTAGAGCAATCTGTCATTGAGCGAACCCAGGAGGTTGTTCAGCAGAAAAATGAACTCTCGCACCAGAACGAACAAATTATCCGCCAACGGGATGAAATCGAGCGCAAAAGCGCCGAACTGGAGCGCCGTTCCCGAGAGATTCAGGAAAAAAACAGCCAGATTATTGACAGTATTTTGTATGCCGAGCGAATCCAACAGGCCATTCTGGCCTACCGGAAGCGCATCGGTCAGTCGCTGAATGAGTACTTCATTTTGTTTCGACCCAAGGACATTGTTTCAGGCGACTTTTACTGGTTTCACTATGTTGACGGTATCAGCATCATTGCCGTGGTGGACTGTACCGGGCACGGTGTTCCGGGCGCCTTTATGTCAATGATCGGCAATAGTTTATTGAGTCAAATCGTGATCGAAAACCAGGTTCACGACCCAGCCCTGATTTTGGAGTTGATGCACGTCGGCATTCGCAAAGCACTGAAACAGGATGCTGACGACGCTGAATCGCAGGACGGGATGGATGTCGCCGTGTGTCGGATTGATCCGCTCCAGCAAACAATCATTTTTGCTGGTGCGAAACGCCCGCTGTATTACATCAACGGTGGCGGAGAATTGATCGAAGTCAAAGGTGACCGGAAATCAGTCGGCGGCAAACAAAAGGAAACCGAGCGGAAATTCACCAATCAAACCATTTCAATCCAAAAGGAAGTCACCATGTATCTGGCTTCGGATGGGTTTAGCGATCAGGCAGGAGAAAACGCACCGAAATTTGGCACCCGGCGATTTAAAGAACTCCTGCAGTCAACTTCCGGGTATAGCCTCGAAGTGCAATACCACGCACTCATTGAAGAACTTGAAGCCCATCAAGGCGCTGAACCCCAGCGTGATGACATCACCGTGGTCGGGGTGCGCATCCAGACCGAACGGAACTATTCTCCGGAAGGGTATTTGATGTAA
- a CDS encoding diacylglycerol kinase has translation MPSKFRTPGYHPLRKIKVALAGLHVAVLTDFSVAYKVVLSLPVLIVAFFFRQWVDLSIILLATGLMLIAELFNSSIEVLCDFVEHREDEKIRIIKDIAAAAAGISIVVWATILVLESLHIWGIAKP, from the coding sequence ATGCCTTCCAAATTTCGCACGCCTGGGTATCATCCACTTCGAAAAATCAAAGTTGCTCTGGCTGGACTCCATGTCGCGGTTCTGACTGATTTTAGTGTTGCTTATAAAGTGGTGCTTTCACTTCCGGTCCTGATCGTTGCTTTTTTCTTCCGCCAATGGGTAGATCTCTCCATTATTTTACTCGCTACCGGGCTGATGCTCATTGCCGAGCTGTTTAACAGTTCGATTGAAGTCCTTTGCGATTTTGTCGAACACCGCGAAGATGAAAAAATTCGCATCATCAAAGATATTGCTGCTGCTGCCGCCGGAATCAGCATTGTCGTTTGGGCTACGATTTTAGTGCTTGAAAGCCTTCACATCTGGGGAATTGCCAAGCCCTAA
- a CDS encoding tetratricopeptide repeat protein, giving the protein MEPNSSPSLEPGSIKEVTARLLLWGRRAPRGLARVEFTSEFARQEVVSNLHKSFEDLEIAFHEVKLPRNQPATEIVDFLFAHLKELAKGVVSISGFETAFPEDTPLVESLRILNINRENLVVPNICQIWWMAPSTADIFIRGLPDINSWFLIKLGLTEIILKPDTSFDTVRHSFGFKDISIFSVDDARYISTGLAHRFELAVLHGQNSVEVFHQLARHAILTLHETKLFNEATQLAQHLTTFLPQLGEIARLSRFAKTEEDHEDYLDLLIKQAENYGVLNQYQQATDLLQKALQLAKENLPLENPIFVPILEKLGTYFYRQDNFSEAKYFFEQALEQRERLEGVEHPTFITKLNELARVQTELGNLAEAEVIFKRALLIGEKIWEGETLSLAFLFNDLANLYRKLGRYLEAEPLFKKALAIRERLLEPEHPATADAMIELARLFVRQNRFAEAEDLFKKAVAIRERRLGQEHLDVAISLHDLANLYQKQERFAEAQVLLEQAKPILENALGADHPATKLCITELTGLYQNKIA; this is encoded by the coding sequence GTGGAACCGAATAGCTCTCCATCTCTGGAACCTGGTTCAATCAAAGAGGTTACCGCACGCCTGTTGCTCTGGGGGCGGCGGGCACCCAGGGGACTGGCTCGGGTTGAGTTCACATCTGAATTTGCCAGACAGGAAGTTGTTTCAAATCTCCATAAAAGCTTTGAGGATCTTGAGATCGCGTTCCATGAAGTCAAACTTCCGCGAAATCAACCAGCAACTGAGATTGTTGATTTCTTATTCGCACATCTGAAAGAACTTGCGAAGGGTGTTGTTTCCATCTCAGGCTTTGAAACCGCATTTCCTGAAGATACGCCGCTCGTCGAATCCCTTCGGATTCTGAACATCAACCGTGAAAACCTGGTCGTTCCAAACATCTGTCAAATCTGGTGGATGGCTCCTTCAACGGCAGACATCTTTATTCGGGGCCTTCCTGACATCAATTCCTGGTTTCTCATCAAGTTAGGGCTTACAGAAATCATCCTTAAACCTGATACTTCATTCGACACAGTGCGGCACTCTTTTGGATTTAAAGACATTTCAATATTTAGTGTTGATGATGCCCGTTACATCTCAACGGGTCTAGCTCATCGTTTTGAATTGGCAGTACTACACGGACAGAATTCAGTTGAGGTTTTTCATCAATTGGCAAGGCATGCCATTTTAACACTTCATGAAACAAAGCTTTTTAATGAGGCTACTCAATTAGCTCAGCATCTCACAACATTTCTTCCACAATTAGGTGAGATTGCAAGACTCTCTCGCTTCGCTAAGACAGAAGAAGACCACGAAGATTATTTAGACCTTTTGATCAAACAAGCTGAAAATTATGGGGTGCTTAACCAATATCAACAAGCAACAGACCTACTTCAAAAAGCTCTTCAGCTTGCCAAGGAAAATCTACCTTTAGAAAACCCCATCTTTGTTCCAATTCTTGAAAAGCTGGGAACCTATTTTTATCGTCAAGACAACTTTTCAGAGGCAAAGTACTTTTTTGAACAGGCGTTAGAACAAAGAGAGCGACTAGAAGGTGTTGAACACCCAACGTTTATTACTAAATTGAATGAACTCGCCAGGGTGCAAACCGAGTTGGGAAACCTTGCTGAGGCAGAGGTTATCTTCAAACGTGCATTGCTTATTGGTGAAAAAATCTGGGAAGGTGAAACCCTCAGTCTCGCCTTTCTTTTCAACGATTTAGCAAACCTCTACCGAAAACTGGGCCGGTACCTCGAAGCAGAACCTCTCTTTAAAAAAGCCCTTGCCATTCGAGAAAGACTTTTAGAACCAGAACATCCAGCTACGGCTGATGCCATGATTGAGTTAGCTCGACTCTTTGTCAGACAAAACCGATTTGCAGAGGCAGAAGATCTCTTTAAAAAAGCAGTTGCGATTCGGGAAAGACGCTTAGGTCAGGAACACCTGGATGTCGCTATTAGTTTGCACGACCTGGCAAACCTCTATCAAAAACAGGAACGATTTGCTGAAGCTCAGGTCTTGCTTGAGCAGGCAAAACCAATTCTGGAAAACGCACTTGGCGCTGATCATCCAGCAACTAAACTCTGTATAACCGAGTTAACCGGACTCTACCAAAACAAAATTGCTTAG
- a CDS encoding VanW family protein, with amino-acid sequence MKTMLISPKLSHPKLTSEALFRLKATLLQVKRGIKNQFPSSPKHHTKGNQFVEKPVLAESRTPLWTSPGAPAEKHLQAGKIHNLRIALKQLDGIELPAGEVFSFWAQLGQPTRWKGYVAGRELREGCLIPSVGGGLCQLSNALYDAALKAGFDIVERHAHSQVVPGSLAEIGRDATVFWNYVDLRFRAGFPFRIEAFLTSDSLVVRFRGDATSEDSTNPTDSKPARLLGIIPGSCASCGVYSCHRNVERETQYAQFGKQAFLVDEFWPEFDEYLSQHKSDQDVLCLPIDGNQVKKANYAWETGGFGQVQQARLVALWRAWSSRSLASQGAERQQALLEADQELAAAFAKNLTYDITHLTCMQNLLPFLWMDGHLGGRTFDVLMTRLPLDALHQQLDRGRKLHPESPTLGDFRADSALLKAEREALRQARRIITPHSHIAELFPTKAVLLDWKLPKSTHTPVKGKKVAFPASTVGRKGAYELREVAEKLGLEVVTFGSELEGKDFWGSGQTQRRSFSPNWLDDIGIVVLPAFVEHKPRKLLEAVAAGIPVIASAECGLKHVPGVTTIPAGNVSALCEAIQKVKNGARQPQSQ; translated from the coding sequence ATGAAGACCATGCTTATTTCGCCCAAACTCAGTCATCCGAAGTTGACCAGTGAGGCTCTCTTTCGTTTGAAAGCCACCCTGTTGCAGGTCAAACGGGGCATCAAAAACCAGTTTCCTTCATCACCGAAACACCACACCAAAGGCAATCAGTTTGTCGAAAAGCCAGTTTTGGCCGAATCACGAACTCCACTCTGGACCAGCCCAGGCGCACCGGCTGAAAAACACCTGCAAGCCGGGAAAATTCATAATCTCCGCATTGCCCTCAAACAACTTGACGGGATTGAACTTCCGGCTGGTGAAGTGTTTAGTTTTTGGGCACAACTGGGACAGCCAACCCGATGGAAAGGCTATGTCGCCGGGCGTGAATTGCGCGAAGGATGTCTGATTCCCAGCGTAGGCGGTGGCTTGTGCCAGCTTTCCAATGCACTCTATGACGCCGCACTCAAAGCCGGGTTTGACATCGTCGAACGGCATGCCCATTCGCAGGTGGTGCCCGGCTCGCTGGCTGAAATTGGTCGGGATGCCACGGTTTTCTGGAATTATGTTGATTTGCGCTTCCGAGCCGGTTTTCCATTTCGCATCGAAGCCTTTCTGACATCAGATTCGCTGGTGGTGCGATTTCGAGGTGATGCAACCTCAGAAGATTCAACAAACCCAACTGATTCAAAACCAGCTCGCCTGCTGGGAATTATCCCTGGAAGTTGTGCCAGTTGCGGGGTTTATAGCTGTCATCGCAATGTTGAACGGGAGACGCAATACGCACAGTTTGGAAAACAGGCGTTTCTGGTGGATGAATTCTGGCCGGAGTTTGATGAGTACCTGAGTCAGCACAAATCTGACCAGGATGTGTTGTGTCTCCCGATTGATGGCAACCAGGTCAAGAAAGCCAATTATGCCTGGGAGACTGGTGGGTTTGGACAGGTTCAACAGGCCCGACTGGTTGCCCTCTGGCGGGCGTGGTCGTCACGGTCGCTGGCTTCCCAGGGTGCCGAGCGGCAACAGGCGCTCCTTGAAGCCGACCAGGAACTGGCCGCCGCCTTTGCCAAAAATTTGACCTATGACATCACACACCTGACCTGTATGCAAAACCTGCTGCCGTTTCTGTGGATGGATGGACATTTAGGAGGTAGAACGTTTGATGTCCTGATGACCCGGTTGCCGCTTGATGCCCTGCACCAGCAACTGGATCGAGGCCGGAAACTTCATCCGGAAAGCCCCACGCTGGGTGATTTTCGCGCTGACTCAGCTTTGCTCAAGGCTGAACGCGAAGCCCTTCGTCAGGCTCGACGAATTATCACGCCACATTCGCACATTGCCGAATTGTTTCCAACCAAAGCTGTGTTGCTCGACTGGAAGCTCCCCAAATCAACACATACACCTGTCAAAGGAAAAAAAGTGGCCTTCCCGGCTTCAACCGTTGGCCGCAAAGGCGCCTACGAACTCCGTGAAGTCGCTGAAAAACTTGGACTTGAAGTTGTGACTTTTGGTTCTGAACTTGAAGGAAAAGACTTTTGGGGTAGCGGTCAAACACAGCGACGATCCTTTTCCCCAAACTGGCTGGATGACATCGGAATCGTCGTCCTGCCAGCCTTTGTCGAACATAAACCACGCAAGTTGCTCGAAGCCGTCGCGGCTGGCATTCCTGTGATTGCCTCAGCCGAGTGCGGTTTAAAACACGTCCCTGGCGTCACGACAATTCCAGCCGGTAATGTTTCAGCGCTATGTGAGGCAATTCAAAAGGTGAAGAATGGGGCAAGGCAGCCACAAAGCCAATAA